The DNA sequence GGCAGAGTGGGCTAACCCCCCTAAAACTAAGCCCacatgaaaattgaaaaaaccTCCCTCACTTTTCACACCCCCTCACATGGGCTTGACTACGACTTAGGCAACACCGCAATAATGGCACAATCTCGTAATTATCTCCAACTCCAGTGGCATTTTACCCTCACACATCACCATATATAGCTCCCATCCCACTAACCGAAAAACCAAAAAGTAACCACTAACCAATTCTGAATTCTCCTTTCCATACTTTGAAATTTTGAGGTCATTTCCGTAATTTTACTCCGTGTTTTCAATGTCGCCGTCGAACGGAAACAGCAGCAAGATCCGGCGAATAGTACGGATCCGGCAGATGCTAATGCGGTGGAGGAAGAAGGCTGCGGGCAGAGCGGCGGCGGACGTGCCGGCGGGACACGTGGCGGTGTGTGTTGGACCTAGCATGAGGAGGTTCATTGTGCGCGCGACGCAGTTGAATCACCCGATCTTCCAGAAGCTTCTGCTTCAAGCGGAAGAAGAATACGGTTTCTGTAACCATGGACCTCTCGCTATTCCTTGCGACGAAGAGCTATTCGAGGAGCTTCTTCGTGTCATGACCCGACCCGAATCCGTTTTCTCTACTTCTCTCGAAGAGTTTCAGAGAAGGTGCCACGTGGACTTCCGAAGTAACGGTGATGGTAGCGGTAAAAAAGGTGGTGGTCGTGGAGAATCGTGGCCGTTGCTTCATGACGAGTTGATTTATTGAGTTGACTCGGAGTTACTGGATCACTAACTTTTTTTTTGGGGTggctttttttttgttaggcCCTAATTATTGTTAGTTAGtgggatgatgatgatgaagaaaaaaaaatatatgatataatttgaaatcaaaaagaaaaatatgataTATGGATTATTTAGGTTGGtttgattattattaatttattcgTTAAAATAGGATGGATCCAATGTTTGTGTATTATTTACTTGGAATTTATaaaatgtgaaaaaaaataGTAGGATCAATCTTTGAGGCAAGGTTTCAACttagatttatatttttttctaatattacaTTGGACGCTTCTAAATGTTGATTACACTTGCAAATAAGTGTGCTTTCGtaacataataaatttaaagGAAGGTCAATGCTTATTTTTCTACATTCTTTTCATTGACCTgttaaattgttaaaaaaattcaattatcaCTACAATTATTCAATAAGTATTATTTATCTATATCaactttaaataatttaaattattgtcAATGACGTATAATTGTTAAGGAAtataataactattttttttttgtagaagTGAACTAAAATACACggcaagaaaaagcaaacaaCTATACAGAAAGAAGGGATGATGAGACGAAagcaaaagaaagcaaaaaaagAATATGAATATGATGAGCATATAACTTTTTGGTTCAGAAATTTAATATGTCAGATTTAATTTGAacttatttattgttttttaatttgaatatggAAGTAAGTGATGTTGGACTTGGGTATGGAGAATACAGGTGCTTTACAGTCATGTGGTATCAGTGAAATAGAATTTGGATCATGCGAGTTTTCCATAAGTAAACGGACGGTCCGAGTTGTGTTTGATAttcaatttcataaaaaaattgacaACAATAAATAACTTGGAGGCTCCGTTTTCTAGCTTCCGAAATTCATATTTCCGATTTATGTACTCTgagttttttcaatttttttaacataaatcggaccctccgatttgtgtactctgAATTTTTACACAAATCAGAGGATTCGATTTGTGTACTctcacaattttaaaaaatacaaaaaattacatGTTAAAGTATATCACTTATTTTACTtctatatcaaaattttttagccTTTATTTATAGTGTCATACTGTcatgtatattattttaacttcTTATAGCTTTATATTAGAGTATCTTTAGTGATTCCATAAATTGTAATCCACTATTTTATGCACTATTTAAATAGTAGTTATGTACTCCAGATCATAAGCGTGTGTTAAACAATATACTAAATCAAAATTATAGTAATATATAAGTTAAATCTAAAAGAATTGTTTGaagcttgaaaaaaaatttgcattacaCGTATTGAATTACAGCTTTTCATTATATCTTGAAAAATCTAgagatggatgttgatattaACGAAGATAATATGTAttgtaatttgtaaaaattatttGCACCATAAGAGGTTCCAAATTAAAGTCACTTCTTAATAGCCGAAAACTTTGACATTTGTATAAATTATTACAGCTAATAAACACAACCTATTGAGCTACCAATCAATGATGAATACttaaatttcatttaaaaaaaaccTACTTGCGTTGTAGTACGTAGTAATCACTTTTATTCAACgctataaagtataaactaccattttacttttttattattattattattattattattattattcatgcAAGTTGTACTAGGAGTTAGATCTACGAAAATACAACTACTATAACGCACACATGTAATAAATTAAAGCTACGAGTTTATGAAACTCAcaacagaaatttaaaattttttctggATATGGATATCTGGATATATGCATATTCAAGTAGGAAACGTAGATCTTATTTATAAGATTGTACAAGTTGCACAGatgaaaaattaattaagaGATGAGGATTTTTAGGTgctaataaaatatacaaaataacAGAATCAACAATAAAACAATGTTGAGAGTTAAGACATGGATAATTCAACATCGCCGAAAATCTCGTTTGCGTTATTTAATTTGCAAGTCTTTATAATTGAAGTTTAATAATTGTTTAAACTGTGACATAAGCTcaatattattatgtatttatcgTTTTAATTATCAAAGTTACTCACTGTTTTAATCTTGATTTCATCTGAATGAATTAGTCTGTCATTTGTTTATTCGATGCAAGATAATTAATGGTTTGAGTAACAATTTTCTGGTGATATAATAAATGCCAGGCGAGTGCGGTCTAATTTGTTAACATGCTTTCAAGTGGTCGTTAATTAAGATTAGATTAATTAGGCACTAATAATGCGGAGGCGCATATTCGAATCTCTTATGTTATCAGCAATAATATTACGCATGGGATTAACTTAATGTTGGTTGTCATCTTACAAATAATGCATGCATGTTGTATATAGTGGAAACATATTTATGTGGTGTTAATGTATGTGCAAAATTTTCAGATCATTGTTCGTATGCACCAATACATAGTTGATATTATTGTAGCTTGGCTCATGGCATGAATCACGGGTTTAGATAGTTGACCATGTAAAAGGAAAGAAAGTCCTTCGTGGGTGGAAATTATGCAATGCAAGTACATTAGTTTGTACaattatatgtatgtatgtgatcAATCATTTTAGTCATTCAATCTATTCATTGATTATCACTAGGCTGACAATTCATACCCTACTCGCACCTTGTATATaagatatattttataaaaattaggtaTATATAGCGAAGGAGGTGAGAGTTGATCTGAACTCATAATCTCTCTCATGTAACAACTTAGAATAAGTGAGCAACCATTAAACTAATTAGTTAATTAGGTAATTTAAagtattagttttttattttttattttattaatacgtataaaattcaaaatgattgaattttatattcactttaaaaaattttgatatttttgcgggtagggtagggtaggatGGAGTAGAGTTTAGAACTTTAGGGTGCGGGTAGAGTTAGGGTaaaattttaatagaatttCCAATCCGCGAGTAGAGTTAGGGTAGAGtccaaaccctaccctaccctatcCATTGCCAACCCTAATTATCACACCATTCAATCTATTTTCCGCTTCCTTCCTCCCCTTTCTCTCTCCcatctaaatttttttaccaCTTTATAGTTGAAATTTTACAGTTCTACTTTTGATTAATGTGCAGGAGTTTTATGGGATTGATACAGAAGCATTGGTTAAGATTAGGTGTTAGAtgaatgttaatttttttttttttgatattaTGGTAGATGATTGTCCATTCCCTTTGAAATTGTTTGGGTATGAACCGTATGATACCTATTACTTGTGACTAAGATGGTTGTCCATTCATTTAAAAAGTATGTTGAGATATCAAATAATTACCAATCCCAAATGATGTACTAGAATTTTAGAGAATTAAGAACAATGACAAATCAGCAGAGGgtaaaaaattgattatgaatAAAAAGATTGTACCCACTCTTTATATGTTTATTGGTTCTTAAAGGTAAAATTTTCACAACATTATTTTAGTTATGGTTGGAttctttgtttaattatttGCATTTATGTAACTAATTTTGGTTTTACACTTGTGGTATTGGCCAGAGTTCATTTACATCATTGACTCTGCCACTATGAAGAAGAATTGAATTTCATAGTAAGGACCACATTAAAATATCctgatttaatttaattacatgcaACTGTATTAGTATTGGAAGAAGCTTTTGATGTAGTCTCTTACTATTTGTTTAGTTGTTATTCTATGCTTTATTAGTTTACTATTTTCGACGATGGTTTTAGTGTATGTGTTTAACTTTTACTTGTTTTTATGTCCTGTTAGATTGCATATCATTCATGAATACATACCAAGAAAAGATGAGTCCCAAAATAAGTTAAGGATCACGAAACATTCCACAGTTTTCTATTATCAAAGTATAGTGATGAAGTACTACTTTTCTGACGATGATGTATACCATGTATTTAGTTAGACTTTGTGTATTTTACAACTTATTAGTTTAATCTTTATTCATATTAGGTTTAGGCTATGTTGTAGTTGATCTATTTTGTTACTGTAGAAAAGTTTAGGATTAGGTTGATATTGTATTCttaagtttatatatatatatatatgatatattGGGTATTATGCTGTTTTTTTTAAGTATTATGATCATTTACAGATAATATGTTTTGATCTTTGTATTGTATTAAAAATGTATCTTAAAGTATAATATTTTAGTAGAAAAACTAATGTAAAAGAACTATTTAATTAGCTATGGTTAAATGATGAAAAAGACAATCATAAAGTTGCGGTAAAATTATCCAAGTTAATCTCGACAAATTTGCTATATGACGACAACTGTGAAAATAGGTCAAGTTACCATAGAAGATAGTggtgaaggaaaaaaaaaaaccaccaAGGATAACCACGAAAAAAAGTGTAGCTAAAAAGTCCGACCTATCCAAATTAATCACGGATAAAATGTAGTAgaatcaaatttttttgttttagatGTTTTTATTTAACTAGAATATTAAATGTGGACAATGATATATAAACTCTAGCTTTTCGAAGGTCTCTACGGTGTTTAAAACTTTGACTAATAGTCTTAAAATTGTGTGAAATTGAGAATGCAACCCCTGATTAACCACGAATATTCTTTCGTGGCCAATGTATGATTGCTAGTTTGCTACAGTTTTTGTGGGCTTTAtccacaattttttttaataggtAAACCCTTCATTTTTTGCAGTGCAAATAAACATccactttaaaataaaaaaaaatcatctacatacatagtaaaatgaacatctgACTTAGTTGATAAGAGTCGTGAACAGCAGTGACGGCGGGGAGCGTGGGATTGCGAAACAACAGTGGCTACGGCTGCACAGATATCGCGGGACAGCGGCACTCTCGGACGGACAAACACCTCGCATCAAAGCTCTCACCGGCGGCAACACCGAACTGTAGATGCAAACCAACGGGGCACTGTGGAGGTGACAGCGGCCCTGGGATCGAGAACAGTAATGTAGGTAGGAGCATGAGATCGTGAAACAGCAATGGCTATGACTGCACAGGTATCGTGGGACAGTGGCACTCTCAAACGGACAAACACCTCGTGCCAAAACTGTCTCCGACGGCAACAGCAAAATGTGGGTGTGGACTGGCAAGGCACTATGGAAACTGCGTGGTGGAAGTCGGAAATGCTGTTACGGTGGAATGGTAGGAACCATATATAGTATGAATGTATTTAGAAtgataatatttaattaattaaaaatctaaattttaaaattaattttatatatattttttaatctgTTGTTTGCATTATTAATGAATATGTGAAATTATAATAGAAATCAAGATTATTAGTTCCTTCTtcaaatttattcttatttattattttattatataatattgatGTAGTTTCATTCTTTCaattaatatatgtaaaattaaaAGTGGGAATAAAATTGATCCCTCTTTATAAAATTGTAATTTGTCTTTCCTCTCTTCTATCACCCTCTTACTTTATTCCAAACAACCAAAACTTTAAAGATTTGTTCCTAAGTCTTTGTGCAGTCTCTTGCCAAAAATAATGGTTTTAGAGATATGACGGGCGGGATAtggaatcaatttttttttagataGTTAAAACATACTTGACTTATAATTAAGAAAAAAGTCTTTAATCTATGGATCATTTTCTTTGATAttgtcataaaaaataattataaattatataaaagtaCAACATCACAATAATAATATCACAAAATTCAATAACGACCAAAACATACCAACATAACTAAAAAAAAGACGCGACacgtaattatatatatatatatatatattaaagtaCTCTTTGGATAAGGTTGAAGCACTCTAATTGTTGCGTCTTCCAAATTCATATTGCTTCCAATTGATTTAGCCATGGAATGTATCTGAAAAGGTTTTTGATAAAAAGTATTAAGATTGATgatgcaaaaaataaaattataaaatgcaaaagaaaataaaagagaagtgaattgagagaaaattaaaattaattatcatatattaaattaatttgtttatgTACAAGGTATTATTATTTATAGATGCATAGAAATATATTgtgtaattaaattttataatagaatTTTAGTTATTGACTTAACTAGACATACTTAATTAAAATTTGTGGTTTCTTGATCTTGATCTTTGATAACTTTTCTCAAACTGAGTGTAGGGGATGAACAAACACAAAGTTTACCACAAAAATTGGAAAAGAGAGTCATCGATAGTGGCTTGGTAAATATGTCAGCCACCTGATCTAAAGATGCAATATTAGTGACAAATAGTTTTTTATGTGTAACTTGGTcctgtaacaccctcactaccaGAAGTCACGCTCCCGGCTGCGCCACTCAGAtagcaagaagtattacgactactttacatactaaatattaaaataggagcctgtgaCTCGACACTGTACCTCTGATTCCCTTGAAAACCGgaaataaatactttatcttaagaaaaaaataaatacaagcAGACATAGATTCATATACAAAACTCCTTACATAATAATTCaatatattatacatataaaacatacaattcctatccctcttacaaacttgtaataataaagacgagggaagaaaataatctaaataataCAACAGCATATAAACCAAACGCAATATAACTCTCTTCTTAATGCTTCTTCATCCGGTTCCTGAAAAGGGTAAAGctgtaggggggtgagaacctaaccacatggtctcaccacggagtttcaaagttgtcataagaagatatttattAAGAAACTGTTTTCAACCTCAGTGATTATCAttgccttatgaatcttttaaaacTAATAGGAAATCGTTCAAAACCCTTTTCAAAGAAACAATGTTTAATCTTTCAGAAATCCGAAATCTTTCctttcttataaaaaaaaaccTCAATCAGAAATTAACCACgcaatcaaacaacacaatcattaattcagcatcccagttcattctcaaatgtagcacgccagaacaaacacaggcaagacagacaaggaaagcacaagtaggtagcaggtacagcaaatagttcaagtagcagttaatgacagtttagcaattaggcaaaccaaaacaagttcaaacccaaacaaagcatacaaatgcatatgatgcatgcctgtcctatggctgatgaggcttatctgtcggttatccagccaacccgacaagtctgaattgtccttagactgtcccccgacgtgcatccccaagagtctatgcatagttttttctcaaataatcaatattgctcaatgggggtaacattcccgggaatttatatagtgcccggtcacacttacgtcgtagggtcaacagagtatcgagttttcaacctggtacacatGGTGGCAAGCCATGGTACTTTATCCAGGaaatctcgtatctcagataactcaaattcataagccatgtGAACAATTCAAAGTTCATATCTCAACATTCTCAACatcataatcattcatcaatattcaaaaaccatatttcaaagaaaatcctcatcttttataaaatttcggcagcatttcctctaaaacttggactctgccacccttttcgggtcccatcCAGACATTCCTCAAACTCTTTCTCAACGATTTCCAAATCTCAAtcacttttaaaaaattcaaccaattccaatatcaaattattttcaaatcagaccaatttcaataataaaactctttttaaaatcaaaccagCTCAAGtattaaatcatttataaaatcaGACCGACTCAAAATCAAACCGCTTTAACTCCAACCCAAGGAAAACCACTTCTCATAATAATCAAGTAATTAACTTTTTAAACCCATTTTCTTATCAACAACCGTACATTACTCAAGCAATCAAGCACCCAATAATCCAATCCAACAAACCATCACATCCACAAGACAAATATAATCACAgaagtattttttttacatcaatatctatttatcacaactctgtaatgtaaaaatattttaaggaAAACCCCTACCTCGTTCGTGATTCAACTATGCGGAAAACTGCATTTCTATTCTTATTCCACAGCAACAGCATCAATATCGACCGTCCCCGCAGCAGCCACAGCCTCTAAACACAGCCTTAACTCAATCCTAAAACATTAATGTCGCGTAAACTCAATGATCTATAACAGAACAGCAACTAAAAGAGAACAATTTACTGGGCTTACGAATAATCGAGCAAACGGAGCAACAGCAGCTCTGGTGACAACGCAGCACCTTGATGCCATATACAACATCCATAGAACTCAGCAATCAAGGCCCGTAACTCAATCCTATGACACCAAGACCTCAGATTCTCAAATAACTTAAAACAGGAATACTAATTTAAAGGTTTTGGAACGCATCGCTTACCCAAACAAGTATGAACGGCTGAACTGAAATAACGGTAACTCCGATGGTGGTTCCGGTGATCACCGCCACGTTCCCAGTTACCCGAACGGTGGTGGAGGAGCTCAACGGCGACGGCGCCCGTAGATCAGCGTTGGCAGTAGGGTTTCCAGAAACAGAGGCGGCGTGGGGCTTCGGCAGCGGCGGACCTGGCGGTGATGGGATTCTCGGCGGCGACAAGAGCTTCTGATGGCGATGGTGTCTGGTTCACGAACGGCAGCGACGACAGAGCACGAACGGCGACGGCGACGGCTCTCTCTCCCTCGGTTCTGAGCTTCCTCGCGATGGTGACGTATGGCGCGGTGGAGGCTCGAGCTAGACGGTGGCGGCGCAGGCAGCAGGACGCGATGGCGGTGGCGCAGCTGTAGCGGCGGTCTCCCTTTCCTCCGGCGCCACTGTTCCTTCCTCTTCTCCCTTTCTCTTCCTCAAGCCCTCTCTTCCCTCTTCCGCTCTCTCTCTCAGatcttataatatatataaataatcaaAGACAACTACTAAGCCTTGTAAAATTCATCACAACCCTTCCACAATAGAAGCTTTCATCGTCGTCATCGCAAGCACCAACAGCAACCCCCAATTTAGTGCGACCCCCAATTTAGTGCGTGTGATGGAGTACTCCTGctactactactaataataataataataataataataataataataataataataattaagttaATGATGCAAAAAGGCTATTAATGAAGCCTGTTTCAAAAGCTATGCTTAATGTCTATATAGCTAAGAGATATGAAGGTTTAGAATTAGGATAATTTaggtaattttaataaaattaggggtatagagtattaattaaaaatttaatttaatcatttaagtttattaataaaatattatttaattatcaattaacaGTTTACTTctaatcaaatattttaatttaaaattagagataatataattaattttctttgtttgtaaaaatcgaaagtattaaattccaaaattttcattatttaaaccaaatcaaataaaattcttattattttacaattactaaactttataatttaaatatagaaaatacttcaataattataaaattgattaaaaatcTTAGTTTATTTCAAactcaattaatcaaaactttAGTTATCTTTAATAAAGAgatttctaaaattaaagctataaataaataattaaacttgaaattaatttataataaaattttcaaaattctggGACTTACAGGTCCCTTACAAAGTGAAGATCTAACTCGAAATGCTTAGATCTGCTGTGTAAAATTGGATTTACAGCAAGAAAACAAGCACTTTGATTGTCACAGTAGAGAATAAGAGCTGTGGTGAGAGAAAGATGTAACTCGTGAAGCAGATTTTGTGTCCAAATGACTTCAGATTGAGTTGCAGCAGTTGCACGAAACTCAGCTTCTGTGTTTGATCGGTTAACGACACGTTGCTTGTTGCTTTTCCATGCAATCAAGTTTGTTCCTAAATAGACACAATATCCAGTAACACTTTTTCTATCATCAGCATTTGCTCCCCAATCAGCATTTGAAAAAGCAAATAATCGAAAGTCAGTACATGTTGTAAATAAGAGACCTTGATCCATACTTCCTTTAATATATCTAAGAATCCTTTTGAGTACTCTCTAATGATTGACAGTGGGATTGTGCATATATTGACAAATCTTGCTAACAGCAAATCTAAGGTCTGGCCTAGTAAGTGTCAGATATTGGAGGGCCCCTGCAATAGAACGAAATAATTTTGGATCTTCAAAATGAGAGGAATCATTAGCTGACAATTTTGAAGAAGCAACCATAGGAGTTGGGCTGAATTAGCCATAGTCATTTTGGTTCTATCAAGTAAGTCAGTTATATATTTCTTTTGATGCAGTAAAACTTGAGAATCATTCACATAATTGGCTTCtaagacaagaaaaaaaattgaatttgtCAAGGTCTTTAAGAGAGAAAATAGAGTGAAGCTGTTGAATTAATACTTGTAATTCAGAGGGGTTATCTCTAGTTAATAGAATATCATCAACATATGCACATAATAGAGTTACAGATGTATTAGTATGTCTTATGAATAAAAAAGGATATGAACAAGTACTAATAAAACCAAAATTTCTTTAATGTGGCAGATAAGGTTAGAAACCAAGCTCTAGAAACTTGTTTGAGTCCATAAATAACTTTTCATAATATGCAAACAAGAGAAGGGTTATTGTCACAAAGTCCTTGAGGTTATTGCATATAAACTGTTTCATGTAAATCACCATTGAAAAATGCATTGttaaaatcaaattgattcaatTGCCAACCTCGAGACAAGGCAATTGAGAGCACAATTCGAATAGTTTGAGATTTAATCACAGGACTAAAGATTTGCTCAAAGTTCACACCCTTTCTTTGATGAAACTCCTTGGCCACAAGTCTAGCTTTATATCTAATGACTTGGTCTTTAGGGTTCTTTTTCAATGCAAAGACCTATTTGCTGCCTATAATAATAGCACTAGGTGATGGGGAGGTCAAATTCCATGTTTGGCATTTTAAAAGTGCAAAATACTTAGTATGCATTGCCTGTTTTCAATGAGTATGTTTT is a window from the Arachis stenosperma cultivar V10309 chromosome 3, arast.V10309.gnm1.PFL2, whole genome shotgun sequence genome containing:
- the LOC130969505 gene encoding indole-3-acetic acid-induced protein ARG7-like — encoded protein: MSPSNGNSSKIRRIVRIRQMLMRWRKKAAGRAAADVPAGHVAVCVGPSMRRFIVRATQLNHPIFQKLLLQAEEEYGFCNHGPLAIPCDEELFEELLRVMTRPESVFSTSLEEFQRRCHVDFRSNGDGSGKKGGGRGESWPLLHDELIY